The proteins below are encoded in one region of Micromonospora yangpuensis:
- a CDS encoding ABC transporter substrate-binding protein, with the protein MTRSRLVGAFVALSLVGLVGCSSGESVDVGGADPTGGTGGILNAAIGGEPDQLDPHRTSAYYSFQVLENVYDTLVEPDADLKMAPALATRWTTSDDQLTWTFTLREGVRFSDGSPLTADDVVYSYTRIIDGKLNAAYKFETVRSVTATDPATVVVTLTAPTPNLLANLGGFKGVAIVKKSNVESGEITTKPVGTGPFAVASYTSGDSIQLTRNEHYWAGPTRLDGVRFTFVSDPTVALQNLRGGEVDWTDNLPPQQVDSLKQDDRLTVESAPSTDYWYLALNQGRAPFDNVAVRRAVAFALDREAITRAAKFGQATANQTAIPQGSNWYYEYAPYRHDVAQARQLLDQAGVRDLSLDLMVTSEYPETVSAAQVIASQLGEIGIDVKIRTLDFAQWLDEQGKGTFDAFLLGWLGNIDPDEFYYAQHRTGGTFNFHKYSNPAVDRLLDQARTQTDEAARRQTYQQAAKQIVDDASYVYLYNPNVVQGWSTQVSGYQVRTDRAIRFRDVGLTG; encoded by the coding sequence GAGGGATCCTCAACGCCGCCATCGGCGGCGAACCGGACCAGCTCGACCCGCACCGCACCTCGGCCTACTACAGCTTCCAGGTGCTGGAGAACGTCTACGACACCCTGGTCGAGCCGGACGCCGACCTGAAGATGGCACCGGCGTTGGCGACGAGGTGGACCACCAGCGACGACCAGTTGACCTGGACCTTCACCCTGCGTGAGGGGGTGCGGTTCTCCGACGGCTCACCGCTGACCGCCGACGACGTGGTCTACTCCTACACCCGGATCATCGACGGGAAGCTCAACGCCGCGTACAAGTTCGAGACCGTCCGGTCGGTGACCGCCACCGACCCGGCCACCGTGGTGGTCACCCTGACCGCGCCCACCCCGAACCTGCTGGCCAACCTCGGTGGCTTCAAGGGCGTGGCGATCGTCAAGAAGTCCAACGTCGAGTCCGGCGAGATCACCACCAAGCCGGTCGGCACCGGGCCGTTCGCGGTGGCGAGCTACACCTCCGGCGACAGCATCCAGCTGACCCGCAACGAGCACTACTGGGCGGGCCCGACCCGGCTCGACGGGGTGCGGTTCACCTTCGTCTCCGACCCGACGGTGGCCCTGCAGAACCTGCGCGGCGGCGAGGTCGACTGGACCGACAACCTGCCCCCGCAGCAGGTCGACTCGCTCAAACAGGACGACCGGCTCACCGTGGAGTCGGCGCCCTCGACCGACTACTGGTACCTCGCCCTCAACCAGGGCCGGGCCCCCTTCGACAACGTGGCGGTCCGCCGGGCCGTCGCCTTCGCCCTGGACCGGGAGGCGATCACCCGGGCGGCCAAGTTCGGTCAGGCCACGGCGAACCAGACCGCCATCCCGCAGGGCAGCAACTGGTACTACGAGTACGCGCCGTACCGCCACGACGTCGCCCAGGCCCGTCAGCTGCTGGACCAGGCCGGCGTGCGCGACCTGAGCCTGGACCTGATGGTGACCAGCGAGTACCCCGAGACGGTCAGCGCCGCGCAGGTCATCGCGTCCCAGCTCGGCGAGATCGGGATCGACGTCAAGATCCGCACCCTGGACTTCGCCCAGTGGCTCGACGAACAGGGCAAGGGCACCTTCGACGCGTTCCTGCTGGGCTGGCTCGGCAACATCGACCCGGACGAGTTCTACTACGCCCAGCACCGCACCGGCGGGACGTTCAACTTCCACAAGTACAGCAACCCGGCCGTGGACCGGCTGCTCGACCAGGCCCGTACCCAGACCGACGAGGCGGCCCGCAGGCAGACGTACCAGCAGGCGGCGAAGCAGATCGTCGACGACGCCAGCTACGTCTACCTGTACAACCCGAACGTGGTGCAGGGCTGGTCGACGCAGGTGAGCGGCTACCAGGTCCGCACCGACCGGGCTATCCGGTTCCGCGACGTCGGCCTGACCGGCTGA
- a CDS encoding ABC transporter permease produces the protein MGRFILRRLLQSAVVLLGVTLVVFLLLQLVPGDPVRVALGTRFDQETYDALRERSGLDRPLVEQYLSYVAHALTGDLGVSFRSGQPVTTIVLDRLPATLSLAVTAVLLALLVAVPLGVLSAVRSGSLLDHAARVFSQFGVSVPDFWMGIMAILLFAGVLGWLPPSGYVALTDDPLRWASHVILPAASVGLVTASILTRFIRSSVLEVLSEDYVRTAEAKGLRPRVVVSRHVLRNALIPVVTVVAVQVASLVGGVIVIEVLFAWPGVGRLTYDAVQARDYPVLQGAVLFVASLFLLVNLLVDILYARLDPRITLR, from the coding sequence GTGGGTCGGTTCATCCTCCGTCGACTGTTGCAGTCGGCCGTCGTGCTGCTCGGGGTGACGCTCGTCGTCTTCCTGCTGCTGCAACTGGTCCCGGGCGATCCCGTCCGGGTGGCGCTCGGGACCCGGTTCGACCAGGAGACGTACGACGCGCTGCGGGAACGCTCCGGGCTGGACCGGCCCCTGGTGGAGCAGTACCTCAGCTATGTCGCGCACGCCCTCACCGGCGACCTCGGCGTCAGCTTCCGCAGCGGGCAGCCGGTCACCACCATCGTGCTGGACCGGCTGCCCGCGACGCTCTCCCTGGCGGTGACCGCGGTGCTGCTGGCCCTGCTGGTCGCCGTCCCGCTGGGCGTGCTCTCCGCGGTGCGCAGTGGCTCGCTGCTGGACCACGCCGCCCGGGTGTTCAGCCAGTTCGGGGTCTCGGTGCCCGACTTCTGGATGGGCATCATGGCGATCCTGCTCTTCGCCGGCGTCCTCGGCTGGCTTCCCCCGTCGGGGTACGTGGCGTTGACCGACGACCCGCTGCGGTGGGCCTCCCACGTGATCCTGCCGGCGGCCTCGGTCGGGCTGGTGACCGCCTCGATCCTGACCCGCTTCATCCGGTCCTCGGTCCTGGAGGTGCTCTCCGAGGACTACGTACGCACCGCGGAGGCCAAGGGCCTGCGGCCCCGGGTGGTGGTGTCACGGCACGTGCTGCGCAACGCGTTGATCCCGGTGGTGACCGTGGTGGCGGTGCAGGTGGCCAGCCTGGTGGGCGGGGTGATCGTGATCGAGGTGCTGTTCGCCTGGCCGGGCGTCGGCCGGCTGACCTACGACGCGGTCCAGGCCCGCGACTATCCGGTGCTGCAGGGCGCCGTGCTCTTCGTCGCCAGCCTGTTCCTGCTGGTGAACCTGCTGGTGGACATCCTCTACGCCCGCCTCGACCCGCGGATCACCCTCCGATGA
- a CDS encoding ABC transporter permease gives MTGHRDAASTGPDDGTWRRVLTALRHDPLALGGALVLLVLLVVGVAGQWLAPAGINEVDVDRMLQPPSLDHPFGTDELGRDVLSRVLVAARVSLQVGLVSVGIALTVGVTVGLLAGYYRGWADNVLMRGMDVLFAFPVLLLAVAIVAVLGPGLRTAMVAIGVVYTPIFARVTRASVLAVREQDFVRAAISIGTSDLRIMRRHVLPNVAAPLIVQTSLSLAFAILSEAALSFLGLGIQPPDPAWGRMLFDGRGFVTDAWWLGFFPGAAIFLTVLAFNLVGDALRDVLDPRQLTVNEARRSSR, from the coding sequence ATGACCGGCCACCGCGACGCCGCGTCGACCGGCCCCGACGACGGCACCTGGCGCCGGGTGTTGACGGCGCTGCGCCATGACCCGCTCGCCCTGGGCGGCGCCCTGGTGCTGCTGGTCCTGCTCGTGGTCGGGGTGGCCGGGCAGTGGCTCGCCCCGGCCGGGATCAACGAGGTCGACGTGGACCGGATGTTGCAACCGCCCAGCCTGGACCACCCGTTCGGCACCGACGAACTCGGCCGCGACGTGCTCAGTCGGGTGCTGGTCGCCGCCCGGGTGTCGTTGCAGGTCGGCCTGGTCAGCGTGGGCATCGCGCTGACCGTCGGGGTCACCGTCGGGCTGCTGGCCGGGTACTACCGGGGCTGGGCCGACAACGTGCTGATGCGCGGCATGGACGTGTTGTTCGCGTTCCCGGTGCTGCTGCTGGCCGTGGCCATCGTGGCGGTGCTCGGGCCCGGCCTGCGTACCGCGATGGTGGCGATCGGGGTGGTCTACACGCCGATCTTCGCCCGGGTCACCCGGGCCAGCGTGCTGGCGGTCCGGGAACAGGACTTCGTCCGGGCCGCCATCTCCATCGGCACCTCCGACCTGCGCATCATGCGCCGGCACGTGCTGCCGAACGTGGCGGCGCCGCTGATCGTGCAGACCTCGCTGTCGCTGGCCTTCGCGATCCTCTCCGAGGCCGCGCTCTCCTTCCTCGGCCTCGGCATCCAGCCACCCGACCCGGCCTGGGGCAGGATGCTCTTCGACGGCCGGGGGTTCGTCACCGACGCCTGGTGGCTGGGGTTCTTCCCCGGAGCCGCGATCTTCCTCACCGTGCTGGCGTTCAACCTGGTCGGTGACGCGCTGCGCGACGTGCTGGACCCGCGTCAGCTCACCGTCAACGAGGCCAGGAGGAGCAGCCGATGA
- a CDS encoding ABC transporter ATP-binding protein, translating to MTTTREVLAIEGLTVTLGTRRGPAHAVAGVDWSVRAGQTLALVGESGSGKSMTVLAATGLAPRTARVTGQVRLLGEEFTTLPEQRRRRMRGRHVGFVFQDPMTSLNPVLTVGRQVAEAGEEHLGLTRRQARRRAVELLDLVGIPSADRRVDEHPHQFSGGMRQRAVIAMALACEPDLLIADEPTTALDVTTQAQIIELVADLQRRLGTAVVWITHDLGVVAGVADTVAVMYGGRIVEQGTVDEVFASPSHPYTRALLAARPDPARSGGDLPAIQGSPPNPLDLPAGCAFWPRCPVRGDARCENELPPLTEISPGHRVRTFYPRSEA from the coding sequence ATGACGACCACCCGGGAGGTACTCGCCATCGAGGGTCTGACGGTGACCCTGGGCACCCGTCGTGGCCCGGCCCACGCGGTCGCCGGCGTCGACTGGTCGGTACGGGCCGGGCAGACCCTCGCCCTGGTCGGCGAGTCCGGCAGCGGCAAGAGCATGACGGTGCTGGCCGCGACCGGTCTGGCACCCCGCACGGCCCGGGTCACCGGGCAGGTCCGGCTGCTCGGCGAGGAGTTCACCACCCTGCCCGAGCAGCGGCGACGCCGGATGCGCGGTCGGCACGTCGGGTTCGTCTTCCAGGACCCGATGACCTCGCTCAACCCGGTGCTGACCGTCGGCCGGCAGGTCGCCGAGGCCGGCGAGGAACACCTGGGGCTGACCCGTCGGCAGGCCCGCCGACGGGCGGTGGAACTGCTCGACCTGGTCGGTATCCCCTCGGCGGACCGGCGGGTCGACGAGCACCCGCACCAGTTCTCCGGGGGGATGCGGCAGCGGGCCGTCATCGCCATGGCGTTGGCCTGCGAACCGGACCTGCTGATCGCCGACGAGCCGACCACCGCCCTGGACGTCACCACCCAGGCCCAGATCATCGAACTCGTCGCCGACCTGCAACGCCGACTCGGTACCGCGGTCGTCTGGATCACCCACGACCTGGGGGTGGTGGCCGGGGTCGCCGACACCGTGGCGGTCATGTACGGCGGACGGATCGTCGAGCAGGGCACGGTCGACGAGGTGTTCGCCAGTCCGTCGCACCCGTACACCCGGGCGTTGCTGGCCGCCCGGCCCGACCCGGCGCGCTCCGGTGGTGACCTGCCGGCCATCCAGGGCTCCCCACCGAACCCACTGGACCTCCCCGCCGGCTGCGCGTTCTGGCCCCGCTGCCCGGTACGCGGCGACGCCCGCTGCGAAAACGAGCTGCCGCCGCTGACCGAGATCAGCCCGGGCCACCGGGTCCGTACCTTCTATCCACGGTCGGAGGCGTGA
- a CDS encoding ABC transporter ATP-binding protein, with amino-acid sequence MSTAAEAAHVAELDDLRVWFPVRGGPPVRAVDGVSLRIRRGETLGLVGESGSGKSTTGLALLRLVDPSAGLIRVAGQDVTGWSRRRLRGLRRRVAMVFQDPQASLDPRRTIGESIAEPLVVHRLADSAQARRRRVGELLDLVGLRAEVAGRHPHELSGGQRQRVGIARALAGEPDLIVLDEPIASLDLSVQAQIMNLLRSLQRDLSLTYLFIAHDLAAVEHMSDRVAVMYLGRIVETGTPAQLYRAPAHPYTAALLSAIPVADPQVERHRRRIILHGDIPSPTNPPSGCRFRTRCPQARADCADTEPLLAPVADGHRVACHYAGTAVEAMRADEG; translated from the coding sequence ATGAGCACCGCGGCCGAGGCGGCGCACGTCGCCGAGCTCGACGACCTCAGGGTGTGGTTCCCGGTGCGCGGCGGCCCGCCGGTACGCGCCGTCGACGGGGTCTCACTGCGCATCCGGCGGGGGGAGACCCTCGGGCTGGTCGGGGAGTCCGGCAGCGGCAAGTCGACCACCGGGCTGGCGTTGCTGCGGCTGGTCGACCCGAGCGCCGGCCTGATCCGGGTGGCGGGCCAGGACGTCACCGGGTGGTCCCGACGTCGGCTGCGGGGGCTGCGCCGCCGGGTGGCGATGGTCTTCCAGGACCCGCAGGCGTCGCTGGACCCGCGCCGCACCATCGGCGAGAGCATCGCCGAGCCGCTGGTCGTGCACCGGCTGGCCGACTCCGCCCAGGCGCGTCGGCGTCGGGTCGGTGAGCTGCTGGACCTGGTGGGTCTACGCGCCGAGGTGGCCGGGCGGCACCCGCACGAGCTCTCGGGTGGGCAACGGCAGCGGGTCGGCATCGCCCGTGCCCTGGCCGGTGAGCCGGACCTGATCGTCCTGGACGAGCCGATCGCCTCGCTCGATCTCAGCGTCCAGGCGCAGATCATGAACCTGCTGCGCAGCCTGCAACGGGACCTGTCGTTGACGTACCTGTTCATCGCCCACGACCTGGCGGCCGTGGAGCACATGAGCGACCGGGTCGCGGTGATGTACCTGGGTCGGATCGTGGAGACCGGCACCCCGGCGCAGCTGTACCGGGCGCCCGCCCACCCGTACACCGCCGCGTTGCTCTCGGCGATCCCGGTCGCCGATCCGCAGGTCGAACGGCACCGGCGGCGGATCATCCTGCATGGTGACATCCCCAGTCCGACGAACCCGCCCAGCGGCTGCCGGTTCCGTACCCGCTGCCCGCAGGCCCGGGCGGACTGCGCCGACACCGAACCGCTGCTCGCCCCGGTGGCCGACGGACACCGGGTGGCCTGCCACTACGCCGGTACGGCGGTCGAGGCGATGCGCGCCGACGAGGGCTGA
- a CDS encoding multidrug effflux MFS transporter, whose protein sequence is MSTGQRLRLVLVLGSLVALGPLTIDMYLPAFPAIVEDFRTTSAAVQLTLTGTLAGLAVGQLLIGPLSDAVGRRRPLIAGIVLHVVASLLCVVAPTIAVLGALRVVQGLGVAATSVVAMAVVRDLFGGVAFARLLSRLLLVMGAAPVLAPTLGGGLLRWTNWQGVFVALAVFGLLLVGVAVVGLAETLPPARRRRGGVVATARVYGSLLRDRTFVGLVLVAGLAMAALFAYVSGSSFVLQGQYGLNEQEFGLAFGAGAIGLIGATQFNVRLLRWWSPQRILMVALGVGTGAGLVLLAVAATGFGGLPSLLVSLWVVLAAAGLAMPNAPALALSRHGEAAGTASALLGAVQFGVGALAAPLVGVLGTGATAMAVVVAGGMLAATAVLLVVVRPGRLAGLEPDPVAVPAH, encoded by the coding sequence ATGAGCACCGGGCAGCGGCTGCGCCTGGTCCTGGTGCTCGGCTCGCTGGTGGCGCTGGGCCCGCTGACCATCGACATGTACCTGCCCGCGTTCCCGGCGATCGTCGAGGACTTCCGGACCACCTCGGCGGCGGTGCAGCTGACCCTCACCGGCACCCTGGCGGGGTTGGCGGTCGGCCAGTTGCTGATCGGCCCGCTCTCCGACGCCGTCGGGCGGCGCCGGCCGCTGATCGCCGGCATCGTGCTGCACGTCGTGGCCTCGCTGCTCTGCGTGGTCGCGCCGACCATCGCGGTGCTCGGCGCGCTGCGGGTGGTGCAGGGTCTCGGGGTGGCGGCGACCTCGGTGGTGGCGATGGCCGTGGTACGGGACCTGTTCGGTGGGGTGGCCTTCGCCCGCCTGCTGTCCCGGCTGCTGCTGGTGATGGGTGCGGCACCGGTGCTCGCCCCGACCCTCGGCGGTGGGCTGCTGCGCTGGACGAACTGGCAGGGCGTGTTCGTCGCGCTGGCCGTCTTCGGGTTGCTGCTGGTCGGGGTCGCCGTGGTCGGCCTGGCCGAGACGCTGCCGCCGGCCCGACGACGGCGTGGGGGAGTGGTGGCGACCGCCCGGGTGTACGGCTCGCTGCTGCGTGACCGTACCTTCGTGGGTCTGGTCCTGGTCGCCGGGCTGGCCATGGCGGCGCTGTTCGCCTACGTCTCCGGGTCGTCGTTCGTGCTGCAGGGACAGTACGGGCTCAACGAACAGGAGTTCGGACTGGCCTTCGGCGCGGGCGCGATCGGGTTGATCGGGGCGACCCAGTTCAACGTGCGGCTGCTGCGGTGGTGGTCGCCGCAGCGGATCCTGATGGTGGCCCTGGGCGTCGGCACCGGCGCCGGATTGGTGCTGCTCGCGGTGGCCGCGACCGGGTTCGGTGGGCTGCCGAGTCTGTTGGTGTCGTTGTGGGTGGTACTGGCGGCGGCGGGTCTGGCCATGCCGAACGCGCCGGCCCTGGCGTTGTCCCGGCACGGTGAGGCGGCCGGCACCGCCTCGGCCCTGCTCGGGGCGGTGCAGTTCGGGGTGGGCGCGCTGGCGGCCCCGCTGGTGGGGGTGCTGGGCACCGGGGCGACGGCGATGGCCGTCGTGGTGGCCGGCGGAATGCTGGCCGCCACCGCGGTCCTGCTGGTCGTGGTGCGACCCGGTCGGCTCGCCGGCCTGGAGCCGGATCCGGTGGCCGTGCCCGCGCACTGA
- a CDS encoding DUF1028 domain-containing protein, which yields MTFSIVARCPRTGQLGVAALTATAGVGKLLSHVRNGAGAVATQATHNPFLAYDGLPMLAEGRSPREVFDELLANDPGRDVRQAGVVDAQGRSHAFTGARTLPWSGQHVGSGFAAQGNRLAGPETLAAIVRGYQQDPEADLVERLLCAIEAGEDSGGDRKGAGSATITVISEEPYPLWDLRVDDADDPARELRRLYGVFQEQMLPIVRGLPTRDDPMGESARQVLAGGTAGA from the coding sequence ATGACCTTCTCCATCGTCGCCCGCTGTCCCCGTACCGGCCAGCTCGGGGTGGCGGCCCTGACCGCCACCGCCGGGGTGGGCAAGCTGCTCTCCCACGTGCGCAACGGTGCCGGGGCGGTGGCCACCCAGGCCACCCACAACCCCTTCCTGGCCTACGACGGCCTGCCGATGCTCGCCGAGGGGCGCTCTCCCCGCGAGGTCTTCGACGAACTGCTGGCCAACGACCCGGGACGGGACGTCCGCCAGGCCGGTGTCGTCGACGCCCAGGGCCGCTCCCACGCGTTCACCGGTGCCAGGACGCTGCCCTGGTCGGGCCAGCACGTCGGGTCCGGTTTCGCCGCCCAGGGCAACCGGTTGGCCGGCCCCGAGACCCTGGCGGCCATCGTCCGCGGTTACCAGCAGGACCCGGAGGCCGACCTGGTCGAACGGTTGCTCTGCGCCATCGAGGCGGGCGAGGACAGCGGCGGGGACCGCAAGGGGGCCGGCTCGGCGACCATCACGGTCATCTCCGAGGAGCCGTACCCGCTGTGGGACCTGCGGGTCGACGACGCCGACGACCCGGCCCGGGAGTTGCGGCGCCTCTACGGGGTGTTCCAGGAGCAGATGCTGCCGATCGTGCGGGGCCTGCCCACGCGCGACGACCCGATGGGGGAATCGGCGCGCCAGGTCCTCGCCGGCGGCACGGCGGGCGCCTGA
- a CDS encoding TetR/AcrR family transcriptional regulator: MPGDRRTVVDPARSLAILWRTREPVSRGGGPALSVDRIVRQGIKIADAEGLGALTMRRVSDALAVGTMSVYTYVPGKAELLDVMVDTVYAETARPAEPTGWRARLEQVARENWALYRRHPWLLQAETSRPVLGPNLMAKYDYELRAVDGVGLTDLEMDSVLTLVLGHVKSAARAAWDQVNLERDTGLTEGQWWQSHAPYLKRYVGDDTYPTATRVGTAAGQAHGAAYHPEHAFEFGLQRVLDGIAVVVETRTTDTAGPAS, translated from the coding sequence ATGCCCGGTGACCGCAGAACCGTCGTCGACCCGGCCCGGAGCCTGGCGATCCTCTGGCGCACCCGGGAGCCGGTCAGCCGGGGCGGCGGCCCGGCGCTCAGCGTCGACCGGATCGTCCGCCAGGGCATCAAGATCGCCGATGCCGAAGGCCTCGGCGCCCTCACCATGCGGCGGGTGAGCGACGCCCTCGCCGTCGGCACCATGTCGGTCTACACCTACGTGCCGGGCAAGGCCGAACTGCTCGACGTCATGGTCGACACCGTGTACGCCGAGACCGCACGACCGGCCGAGCCGACCGGCTGGCGGGCCCGGCTGGAGCAGGTGGCCCGGGAGAACTGGGCGCTGTACCGACGTCACCCGTGGCTGCTGCAGGCCGAGACGTCCCGTCCGGTGCTCGGCCCCAACCTGATGGCCAAGTACGACTACGAACTACGCGCCGTCGACGGCGTCGGCCTGACCGACCTGGAGATGGACAGCGTGCTCACCCTGGTGCTCGGGCACGTCAAGAGCGCCGCCCGGGCCGCCTGGGACCAGGTGAACCTGGAACGCGACACCGGCCTGACCGAGGGACAGTGGTGGCAGTCGCACGCCCCCTACCTGAAGCGGTACGTCGGCGACGACACCTATCCCACCGCGACCCGGGTGGGCACCGCCGCCGGCCAGGCCCACGGCGCGGCCTACCACCCGGAGCACGCCTTCGAGTTCGGCCTGCAGCGGGTGCTCGACGGCATCGCCGTGGTGGTCGAGACCCGTACCACCGACACCGCGGGCCCGGCGAGCTGA
- a CDS encoding anti-sigma factor RsbA family regulatory protein: protein MRTGAAAGHQGYYHEAVRYAGDEDLLAVVVPFLLGGVAAGEPTMVALGKRTAALVRAELPADCAVTYLPGGRMYARPTAAIRSYQRLFGSFVAEGARQIRVVGEVPTVALGPTWDWWARYESAINHAYDEFPLWSMCAYDLRTTPPAVLDDVARTHPRVATADGRHVPSPGYQDPVTYLGQPRPVLADPVQQSTPVAELTDPTPVQARAAVYAADDGRLPVDDVEDLVVAVSEAVTNALRHGQPPVRFRLWRAPDRMVVTVADAGDGPKDPFVGLLPAGGDAPGGLGLWITYQSCNHVTMQRGPGGFTLRLTAGNPHVAR from the coding sequence ATGAGGACCGGGGCGGCGGCCGGACACCAGGGCTACTACCACGAGGCGGTCCGCTACGCCGGCGACGAGGACCTGCTCGCCGTGGTGGTGCCGTTCCTGCTCGGCGGGGTGGCGGCGGGTGAGCCGACGATGGTCGCCCTGGGCAAGCGCACCGCCGCGTTGGTCCGGGCGGAGCTGCCGGCCGACTGTGCGGTCACCTACCTGCCCGGTGGACGGATGTACGCCCGTCCCACCGCCGCGATCCGGTCCTATCAGCGGCTGTTCGGCTCGTTTGTGGCCGAGGGGGCCCGGCAGATCCGCGTCGTCGGCGAGGTGCCGACGGTCGCGCTCGGCCCCACCTGGGACTGGTGGGCGCGGTACGAGTCGGCGATCAACCACGCCTATGACGAGTTCCCGTTGTGGAGCATGTGCGCGTACGACCTGCGCACCACTCCCCCCGCGGTGCTCGACGACGTCGCCCGCACCCATCCCCGGGTGGCCACGGCCGACGGCCGGCACGTGCCGAGCCCCGGTTACCAGGACCCGGTGACGTACCTCGGCCAGCCGCGACCGGTGCTGGCCGACCCGGTGCAGCAGTCGACGCCGGTCGCGGAGTTGACCGACCCGACCCCGGTGCAGGCCCGCGCGGCGGTCTACGCCGCCGATGACGGTCGGCTGCCGGTCGACGACGTCGAGGATCTGGTGGTGGCGGTGAGCGAGGCGGTGACCAACGCCCTGCGCCATGGCCAGCCACCGGTCCGGTTCCGGCTCTGGCGGGCCCCCGACCGGATGGTCGTCACCGTCGCCGACGCCGGCGACGGTCCGAAGGACCCGTTCGTCGGGCTCCTGCCGGCCGGCGGTGACGCCCCGGGTGGGCTCGGCCTGTGGATCACCTACCAGTCCTGCAACCACGTCACGATGCAGCGGGGTCCCGGTGGGTTCACGCTGCGGTTGACCGCCGGGAACCCGCACGTCGCCCGGTGA
- a CDS encoding MEDS domain-containing protein, whose translation MIDQAPTGSYGHLCWAYDDPSAFVARAGEFVDEGLTTGQRVWYVADDGPPPALRRLAGLTEAIRRDAVRVVPLSTTYLGARRVDPQAQVSAYAALTEQALAAGFTGLRVVADVTSLVRGPAERAAFARYEHLVDRYMRARPMSALCAFDRRVLGDRAVDELACLHPETNASVLFRLFAAGPGEECALVGELDPTNHELFRAALTHADPRGVDGRLEVSAAELRYIDHRSLIHLDEHAGRHGVTAVLRTSRTAAARLVEVLSLSRVRVETAR comes from the coding sequence GTGATCGACCAGGCACCGACCGGGTCGTACGGTCACCTCTGCTGGGCCTACGACGACCCGTCCGCCTTCGTGGCCCGCGCCGGGGAGTTCGTCGACGAGGGGCTGACCACCGGGCAACGCGTCTGGTACGTGGCCGACGACGGTCCGCCACCCGCGCTGCGTCGGCTCGCCGGCCTGACCGAGGCGATCCGACGCGACGCCGTCCGGGTCGTCCCGCTGTCGACCACCTACCTCGGTGCCCGCCGGGTCGACCCGCAGGCCCAGGTGAGCGCCTACGCGGCGCTCACCGAGCAGGCGCTGGCCGCCGGCTTCACCGGGTTGCGGGTGGTGGCCGACGTGACCTCGCTGGTGCGGGGGCCGGCGGAGCGTGCCGCGTTCGCCCGGTACGAGCACCTGGTCGACCGGTACATGCGGGCCCGACCGATGTCCGCGCTGTGTGCCTTCGACCGGCGGGTGCTCGGTGACCGGGCGGTCGACGAGCTGGCCTGCCTGCATCCCGAGACCAACGCGTCGGTGCTGTTCCGGCTGTTCGCCGCCGGGCCCGGTGAGGAGTGCGCCCTGGTGGGTGAGTTGGATCCGACCAACCACGAGTTGTTCCGGGCCGCGCTGACACACGCCGATCCCCGCGGCGTCGACGGCCGGTTGGAGGTGAGCGCCGCCGAGCTGCGCTACATCGACCACCGGTCCCTGATCCACCTGGACGAGCACGCCGGCCGGCACGGGGTGACCGCGGTGCTGCGGACCTCGCGCACCGCCGCCGCGCGCCTGGTCGAGGTGCTGAGCCTGTCCCGCGTCCGGGTGGAGACGGCGCGATGA